The genomic region GCGCCAAATGCTCGGCCGCCGTCACGGTGATCAGGGTTCCGCCGCGACGGACGCCTTCCGCGTAGTATTTGGCGTGCTTCTCCGGAACGCCCGCCTCCACGAGGGCCGCGATCACGCCGCCGCTTTGCGCGCCGGCGCCGGCAAGCGTGGCGATCAATGGGCCGGCCGCGAAAATCGCGCCGATTCCAGAGAGCGACATGGAGCTCATGCCGCCGGCCAGCAGCCCGCCCATCGGAACAATCGCCACGGGATCCGTGATTCCCGCGTCTCCTCGTTCATCCCGGATCTCACGCGCGCGGTCCACGGTGTAAAGCTCGTCCCGATCACTGAATCCCGCGCCCCGGCGATTGGCCGCGACGCTGATATTGTCACGAGAGATTCCCGCATCGGTGAGGCTGCGCACCGTGGCGCGCGCGTCTTCGAATTCGTCGAACAGACCGACGATCGTTTTGGCCATGATTTCTCACCTTCATTCCCAGCCGCCGGTCTGTCGCTCACGCACCTTCGAACGACGCCCGTACGGTTACTTCTTCACCGTCAGCTGATTGATGACTTGCTTGACGCCCTCGATCTTCTTGGCGTCGGCGACGGCCGCTGAGATCGACGCCGCGTCGGCTTGCGTCCCGCGCAGCACGACGGTCTCGCTCTTGGTGTCCACGTTGATATCCTTCGCGGCGACCTTCGAGTCGACGATCAGCGCATTCTTCACCTTCATGGTGATCTGCGCGTCGCCAATCGCACCGTTCGGATTCGTCGACGGCTTGTTCATCATGGTGCCGCCCGGACCGCCCGGCGCTGTCGCCGGCGGAGCGTTCGTCGTCGCGGTGGCGCCGGCCCCAGCCGCCGGAACCGGCGTCATTGTGGAGGGCTGCGACGGAGGCGGAGCCGTTTCTTCGTCCTTCTTGCCGCAGCCGGCGGTCAGCGCGACGGCCAGAGCCGCCGCGAGCGAAAGCGCAGCCCACCGATTTTTCGTAACGCCGCTCATTTGGTCAGTCATCCTTGATGCCTCCTTGATAATCCTCTTCCTGCGAACATGCAGGAACAAATCGCTTATACCCCAGGCGCGCGGCAAGCAAACTTCATTCACGAGAATGCAACTTTTCCGGCCGGTTACTGTCTCACCCTACAGAGCAAGAGTTTTCAAGGAGTATTTATGAAATTCGCATTCGGATTTGCCGGAGTCGCCACCCTCATTTTGGTCGCCGGCGTAAGCCGGGCGGACATTACGACCGTGACGCATATGAGCATGGATATGCCGGGGATGCACAATGGGCCTCAGATGCCGGCGGCGGCGCAGGCGCAGCTCGATTCGATGAGCAATACGACGACTTACATGAGCGGGCATAAAGTGCGCACGGACAGTTCGTTTATGTCGTTCATCGTGAATCCCGACGCCGGGAAGATGTGGTTCCTGAACAACACCGCTCATACCTACACCGTCACCCCGTTCGACGCCGCGCAGTCCAAGCAAATGATGCAGAGCATACTCAAGGGGCGCGCCGTGGACATGAACGCCGCGAATTATAAGGTCACCGACACCGGCCGCACCACCAAGATCCTGGGCCATACGGCGCGGCATTATATCGTCAAAATGTCGATGACGCTGATGGGGCAAGCCACAACAATGACTCAGGATATTCTCGCGGCGCAGGATCTGTCCGCGGCGGACACCGGCGCGTTTGGAGGCGGATCTGGGCCAGGGCAGGTGCACGGCCTGCCGCTTGTCACGACCACGACTTACCACAGCGGCCTCACCGAAGGCATGATCTCAAAGCAAGTCGTCACGTCACTCACCACAACCCCCATTCCGGCCTCGACATTCGATCTGCCCGACGGTTACACGCTGACGGAAAACAAAGACACGACCTCGGGCATGTTTGGGAAATAACGCTCTCG from Capsulimonas corticalis harbors:
- a CDS encoding BON domain-containing protein — encoded protein: MTDQMSGVTKNRWAALSLAAALAVALTAGCGKKDEETAPPPSQPSTMTPVPAAGAGATATTNAPPATAPGGPGGTMMNKPSTNPNGAIGDAQITMKVKNALIVDSKVAAKDINVDTKSETVVLRGTQADAASISAAVADAKKIEGVKQVINQLTVKK
- a CDS encoding DUF4412 domain-containing protein produces the protein MKFAFGFAGVATLILVAGVSRADITTVTHMSMDMPGMHNGPQMPAAAQAQLDSMSNTTTYMSGHKVRTDSSFMSFIVNPDAGKMWFLNNTAHTYTVTPFDAAQSKQMMQSILKGRAVDMNAANYKVTDTGRTTKILGHTARHYIVKMSMTLMGQATTMTQDILAAQDLSAADTGAFGGGSGPGQVHGLPLVTTTTYHSGLTEGMISKQVVTSLTTTPIPASTFDLPDGYTLTENKDTTSGMFGK